The Corynebacterium freiburgense region ATGCGCGGTAAAGATCCTTGTAGAACGTCAAGCGCTTATGGTTCAGCGATGATGTGGTAACTACAACAGTCGCCCCACCATGTAATAGTTGCGCCGTAATTGCAGCCGCAATGGAATTTGGCGAAGCACCCGTGATAACGGCTACTTCCTGGGCGAATTCAAGCCCCTCTATAGAGCGTGCTTGCGCGGCTAGGTCTTTCAGACCCCAGAATTCCGCTTGACGAGCGACTGCTTCACCGGCACCCGTGACATCTATTGAAATATCTTCACCAAGGGCAACTCGAGCGAGGTCTTCACGGGCAGAAGCCCAACGGTCATCAAGCAATACAGCCTTATTGGCGTCGAAGCTTTGTGAAACCATACGAGGCCAATCGGACCCCAATTCGCGAGAAACCAACTCGAACAAAGCAGCGTCTGCTTCTTCCCCGGTCATATCGGCGGTCTTTGGCGTGTGATCCAAACCTAATTGCGCCAAAATAGTGCGTGCAGTTGCGGCCAACACACCCGCTTTACCAGTGACTTGTTCGGCGAACTCGCCAAGAGCAGCGGAATCTACCACTCCACCGCCACCAGAGCCACCAGCTGATGGAAGAGCCACCGCTACACCATGATCAGCAGCCACCTGGGCAACTGCGGCATCAATAAGTGTGTCCAGGTCCGCTGCGGAACTTGGTGATACTGGCGACAATGTAGCTAGTTCGCCACCACGCAGCGATGCGCCCTCACGGGCACCCATTACAACGGCCGCCGTCACATGGCTGGCCCAGCCCGAACCCAATTGCCAAATACCGGTCACACGTTCGGAGATATACCCAGCTTTTTTACCGGTAGGTCCGGTAATACGACGCAAGGAATCAGCTACCGCATCAGACAATACTGGTCCGAATGGGGTGTAGCCCTTTGCCATTCGAGTCACTGTGGCATAAAGATCATTGAGTTCGGCATCGGCAGCACCATCAATAGCACCCAAACCGAATTCCACGCCAAGATCCAAAAGCAACTGATTACGCCGTGAACTTACGCCCTCAACCAAAGTTTCGATTGAATCTGAAGCGCCCATTTGATCCGGGCGGACTTTAGTCCACAATGAAATCAGCATTGCGGTTGCGTGCGCAGGTGTGAATTCAATATCATCCGGGCGTGCGCCACCAGCCGCAGGGGCTGGTGCGGTAGCAAAGGTGGCTTCCGTGTTTTGCGTTGCCTGGTTTTCTTCGATCGAAACTGGTTCTGATGCCTCGGCAGCTTCGGCTTCTGCAGCCGGAACCTCACGGACGATCGCATCAGAGGCGAATACAATCGCGCGTTCCCGCTCTACATTGAGCACTTCGATATCAATGTCGCGGTATGCGGGCAACCGCAAAGTTTGCGCCATCATATTCGCAATGGTTGGTGAAGAACCAACACCTACCTCTACGAATCGCTCAACACCCAGCTTGGTCAGTGCCAAGTCTTGCGTTTCAATCCACCGCACCGGGGAAGCAAATTGCCAAGCCAAAAGCTCAATAAGAAGCGTTCGGGCGAGGGTTTGCTCGTCGGCTGCCGCGGCGTCGAAATCCGCAAGAATGTCATTGATATATGGCGAATCAACAACCTCAGCAATGGATTGCGTAAAGTCCTCGGTGAGCTCGAATGGGCGCGCCACAAGGTTTGGAATATACCGACCGACCAAAACATCAAGGTCTACGGTGTGTGGCAGAAGCGCATCTAAGTGTGTACGGAAATCATTAACGCCATCTTGTAGCACCGATGAGTGGAATGGAACGTCAATGCCCGGAATCATAATAAGGCCACGCTGTCCTGGTGCCGCTGCTTCTGCAGCTTTACCGAGGGCAGCCAAGCCAGCTACTGTTCCCGCAACTGCATACTGCAACCCGGCAAGATTGTAATTCACAATCTCAAGGAATTCTCCGGAATCTTCCGAAATACGTGCCACATAATCAAACACTTCATCGGCACCGACACCGATTTTATGCGGACGCAATGCGGCCAGCGCGTAATTCGAATTACCATTTGCGTCACGATCAACCAAGCGGTGCATAGTCAATCCACGGCGGTAGACAATTTCGACCACAGATTCAAGAGATAAAACACCTGAATATGCGGCGAGTGCATTGTATTCACCAACCGAGTGACCAGCAAAAAATGCCCGCTGATTCAATGCGGAGGCTTCCCGCATCTCGGCCACCTGTGCAACGCCCAATGTAGCCATAGCTACCTGGGTAAATTGCGTAAGGAATAGTACACCTTGTGGATGGAAGAAACGCTCACCATGCACCACAACTTCTTCTGGATTATTGCGCACAATTTCGAGAATGGAGAAGCCGAGTTTTGCACGGGTGTGGCGGTCTGCCCGCTCCCAAACATCACGAGCTGCGGCAGACGATGCCATCGCATCCATGCCCATTCCCTGCGATTGAATACCTTGGCCTGGGAAGGCATAGAAGGTTCGTGGTGCTGCCATCACTGCAGTAGCAGTAAGCACCGGGGAGCCATCAACGGTGGCGGTTACTTCCCGGACTTCGCCACAACCCGGGCGATTATCTACACCGGAACGTTCAACCATAAATTCGACTTTCGCACCGGGCATAACCGGAGAAAGCATTGTGGCCGTATATTCCACAACTTTTTTAGCTTTTGTGGTGGTGTTTTCATCTGCAAACGCCCCGGTGGCCACAAGCTCACCCATTGCAGAAGTCCACATGCCGTGCACGATTACCCCAGGCAAACCGGCAAGTGCGGCGGCATTATCGGCAACGTGGATTGGGTTTCGGTCCCCAGTCACCACGGCAAATGGATGCAGATTAATTGGGGCAGTCAATTCCGCAAATGCCCGGAATGAGCGTGGGGTATCCACAACGGATGGCAAGACCGATGTATTGGTCCGCGCAGTCGATTTGCCGGTACGTCCGCGCACAGCGAAGCGTTCGGTCAGAGTTGCGAGCGGCACCTTATCGCAGGAAATTTTGCATCGAACCACGATAATGCGGCCAATATCGGTATCGTCAATTTCATCAGTGGTGGCGGTAATATCGAGCACATTATCGGTGAATTCTGGCAATTCACGCAGCAATGTAATGTGGTGCTCCAAATGCACCAAACTCAACATGCCTTCTACTACGCGGTGATCTTTTGTTCCAGGAATAACCGCATTGTGGACGGCAGCAAATACCGCTGGCCAAGCGCGTCCAACAAGTACATCTGGGGCAATTCCTGATGCCGTAATAGTGTTCGGAAGGTAGCCTGCGGTGACATTTGCGTAATCGGCGACGTGGGAGGCATCTATACGTGTAGACCAGGTGGCCACGCCATCGGATACTGCTGCTAATGTGCCACCAGCAGCAATGCGGGTAAGCTCGCTCATTGCCGCCTCAGCATCTTCTCGAGTGACCTGCGGAACAGCACTCGGCAATTCTGGAACGGTGATTCGAATCTTAAGGTCTGCGATCGTGCCGAATGCGGTGGAACCAGCAAGTGGCACCACAAGCTCTGCGTGGTGTTCGTCAAGTTGACGCAGTGTAGCACCGGTTGGCGCATGAGAAGCTGTCACGCCTTCGACAACCCATGCGGATTGGTCACCCAGGCGAGCAATAAGTGAAGTGGTATTGCGACCAGCCCACCAGGTTCCCGGAGCATTGAGCACACGTTCGATAATGCTTTGCGACTTCGGAGCTTCAGGGGTTAGCAAATCAATCGTTGCCTGATTAAAACGTGCAAGTAGATCCGCAATTGGCTCATCCACGCGAGTAATGCCTGCAACAGCTGCAGGTCCAGGAATTACGCACACTTCATCGGCCGAGTAGCGAGGATCATGGGCTTGCCACAAGGAATCAGAACGCCACCAACGCCGAACATCGCGATCGATTACAGGAACGAAGTTCACTGGCTTGCCTGGTGTGCGGGCGAGCGCCAGGAACCACGTGACATCTGCAGGGTGCAGGGCGTCGGTAGCCGCGTTTGGATAGGCCGCAATAAGCGTATCGACGACCGCGGTCGGCTCGCCCTTTACCTCAACTTGCGGGGTGAATAACCCGTGGTCAATATCGGTGAGTCGGGCTTCGGCGCGCTCAATCATCTCTGTAAAGCGGCGCTCCCACGAAGCGTCGATCCACTCTCCATCGATCGGACCGGAAAGCTCAAGGTAGCGGCGCAACCACTGCTCATAGGTCATTTCGGCCAAATCACCGAAGTATGGCTTACAAGTCTGGCCAATAGCCGCAATGATTTCTTCACGGCGTTCTGCTACCGCAGCGTCATCACCAGCAACCTCATCGAGCAACCGCCCAGCACGAGCGAATGAGTTATCGATCTCATGGAGATCTGCACCCAATTGTGAGCGCCCAGAGGCCATGCCATTTTGCGCTTGGCCAGCACCCACCCAAGCATCAATACCTTGAGTATCCACAAGCAATTGTTTGACCGCAGGCGACGTCTTCGCTTCCTTTGCCGCCATAGCGGCAGTACCAACCAAAATGCCGTCCACCGGCATTGCGGGCAGACCATAGTGCTCCGCCCATGAACCCGTAAGATATTCGGAAGCACGTTCGGGAGTGCCAATGCCACCGCCCACACAAAGCACCACATTATGGTGTGCACGAATCTTCGAATAAGTAGCGATCAGCAACTCATCCAGGTCTTCCCAAGAGTGGTGCCCACCGGCCTTGCCGCCTTCAACCTGCATAATAACGGGCACATCCGGGACGTCGGCAGCAATTGCCAAAACCTTATTAATGTGCGAAACAGCACCCGGCTTAAAACAGACCCACGGGAAACCTTCGGCGCGAAGTTCGCGAATCAATTCCACTGCCTCGTCATGGTCTGGCATACCTGCCGTAATCACAATGCCGTCAATTGGGGCACCATTGGCGCGCGCGCGACGCACTAGCCGCTTCCCGCCAATCTGCATCTTCCACAAGTA contains the following coding sequences:
- a CDS encoding type I polyketide synthase; translation: MTDHQRYFGTDSKSESLLGRLSSEPFALSFSGQGFDWIGTLRDSLDTGVREDVRQIVDAASEIVAPVIDEIVGSRPQGFLPLEWADLAEPATDYSRAAISVPGIFLSQIATLMALEAQGLNAEDTVAVIGHSQGVLGRFLLNDPARAAEALAYAELIGAAATRTALTTGLVSQGDGHAMVMVQGITDQQLVQTIDALFPAETTDIAECPSIGLRNSRDAFVLSGRPAAVKRVCDTLQALSDKDVQQIEAKVRGGRPFSPTFVPLDVEVGFHHPALAPSVELVAEWAEVCGLDTEVARALTQEILIDPVDWVAAVEEAVDLGAKWILEVGPAGGVAALTEEIVVGRGVGVLDISNAEGQAALFDIGRAPAEPLDFAEFAPRVIAGTTPRIETAFTRLTGRSPMLLAGMTPTTVDPEIVAAAANAGHWAELAGGGQVTPEILDANIQKLDQLLEPGINAQFNSMFLDPYLWKMQIGGKRLVRRARANGAPIDGIVITAGMPDHDEAVELIRELRAEGFPWVCFKPGAVSHINKVLAIAADVPDVPVIMQVEGGKAGGHHSWEDLDELLIATYSKIRAHHNVVLCVGGGIGTPERASEYLTGSWAEHYGLPAMPVDGILVGTAAMAAKEAKTSPAVKQLLVDTQGIDAWVGAGQAQNGMASGRSQLGADLHEIDNSFARAGRLLDEVAGDDAAVAERREEIIAAIGQTCKPYFGDLAEMTYEQWLRRYLELSGPIDGEWIDASWERRFTEMIERAEARLTDIDHGLFTPQVEVKGEPTAVVDTLIAAYPNAATDALHPADVTWFLALARTPGKPVNFVPVIDRDVRRWWRSDSLWQAHDPRYSADEVCVIPGPAAVAGITRVDEPIADLLARFNQATIDLLTPEAPKSQSIIERVLNAPGTWWAGRNTTSLIARLGDQSAWVVEGVTASHAPTGATLRQLDEHHAELVVPLAGSTAFGTIADLKIRITVPELPSAVPQVTREDAEAAMSELTRIAAGGTLAAVSDGVATWSTRIDASHVADYANVTAGYLPNTITASGIAPDVLVGRAWPAVFAAVHNAVIPGTKDHRVVEGMLSLVHLEHHITLLRELPEFTDNVLDITATTDEIDDTDIGRIIVVRCKISCDKVPLATLTERFAVRGRTGKSTARTNTSVLPSVVDTPRSFRAFAELTAPINLHPFAVVTGDRNPIHVADNAAALAGLPGVIVHGMWTSAMGELVATGAFADENTTTKAKKVVEYTATMLSPVMPGAKVEFMVERSGVDNRPGCGEVREVTATVDGSPVLTATAVMAAPRTFYAFPGQGIQSQGMGMDAMASSAAARDVWERADRHTRAKLGFSILEIVRNNPEEVVVHGERFFHPQGVLFLTQFTQVAMATLGVAQVAEMREASALNQRAFFAGHSVGEYNALAAYSGVLSLESVVEIVYRRGLTMHRLVDRDANGNSNYALAALRPHKIGVGADEVFDYVARISEDSGEFLEIVNYNLAGLQYAVAGTVAGLAALGKAAEAAAPGQRGLIMIPGIDVPFHSSVLQDGVNDFRTHLDALLPHTVDLDVLVGRYIPNLVARPFELTEDFTQSIAEVVDSPYINDILADFDAAAADEQTLARTLLIELLAWQFASPVRWIETQDLALTKLGVERFVEVGVGSSPTIANMMAQTLRLPAYRDIDIEVLNVERERAIVFASDAIVREVPAAEAEAAEASEPVSIEENQATQNTEATFATAPAPAAGGARPDDIEFTPAHATAMLISLWTKVRPDQMGASDSIETLVEGVSSRRNQLLLDLGVEFGLGAIDGAADAELNDLYATVTRMAKGYTPFGPVLSDAVADSLRRITGPTGKKAGYISERVTGIWQLGSGWASHVTAAVVMGAREGASLRGGELATLSPVSPSSAADLDTLIDAAVAQVAADHGVAVALPSAGGSGGGGVVDSAALGEFAEQVTGKAGVLAATARTILAQLGLDHTPKTADMTGEEADAALFELVSRELGSDWPRMVSQSFDANKAVLLDDRWASAREDLARVALGEDISIDVTGAGEAVARQAEFWGLKDLAAQARSIEGLEFAQEVAVITGASPNSIAAAITAQLLHGGATVVVTTSSLNHKRLTFYKDLYRAYARGKAALWVAPANLNSYTDLDSVIEWIGSEQTATINGEKKVLKPALVPTVLFPFAAPRVTGSLADAGPRAENEMRLLLWAVERLIAGLSEIGVDTQVGRRLHVVLPGSPNRGRFGGDGAYGESKAALDALVTRWHAEPVWGDRTSLVHALIGWVRGTGLMGGNDPLVEAVEAAGVTTFSTDEIAEKLVAQIAPSVRIDAATAPVVVDFTGGLGDADLNLAELARNAAAGASTSTGREEPRSLRALPTPYRRIVQTEPSFTSGVTQKLDDMVVIVGAGELGPLGSSRTRFDAELTGDLTAAGVVELAWTMGLIQWEDGSWIDGDGAEVAECDIYDRFHDEVMARVGVRRYHNDFGMVDNLAPELTTIYLDRDLHFSVADQTTARTFVESEPESTSAWFDEETGEWTVVRRAGSAIRVPRRMAMSRFVGGQIPEGFDPAVYGIPADMIDNLDRVALWNIVCTIDAFLASGFSPAELMRAIHPTRVSSTQGTGMGGMESMRALYVDGLLAEPRQNDILQEALPNVMAAHVMQSYVGGYGQMIHPVAACATAAVSVEEGMDKIRLGKADFVVAGGLDDLSIEGITGFGDMAATAPSAELAAKGIEDRYFSRANDRRRGGFIESAGGGTILLARGSLAADLGLPVLGVVGFAESFADGAHTSIPAPGLGALGAAQGGPDSRLAQAMKAHGVAVDEISVISKHDTSTTANDPNESDLHERMATAMGRDAGNPLFVVSQKTLTGHAKGGAAAFQIIGLTQVLRSGIIPPNRSLDCVDPVLAQHQRLVWLHKPLSFTAKAGLVTSLGFGHVSAIIGVVHPGAFAQALRQERGETAVANWQNTAEQRETNGLRRILNAMHGNGELFERPVDRNLGGSGNKAKEREAAILLDAGARLIDGVLRTSDEIKIDK